From Mesorhizobium sp. Pch-S:
CAGGGATTGGCATCACCTGAACGTGCAAACGCCAGATCGCGGTTCACGATTTTCTCGGCCCCTCTTACCATCCCGTGCGAGCGCAAGAGCTTCAGTCGTTCGTGAAGAACCGGATTGTTCGTCGCAATAACGCCGCCCTCACCCATCGTGATCGTTTTCACCGGGTGCAGCGAGAAGACGGTCATCGCGGAATGCTGGCATGAGCCAACCTTAACCGCGGCGCCAGTCTCGTTGCGATAGGTTGATCCCAAAGCATGGCAGGCATCTTCCACCAGAACGATGTCATGTTCGCTGGCAATGCGCGCAATTTCCGGCATGTCCACCGGGTTGCCATTGAGATGCACCACAACTGCCATCTTCACCGGCCCTGCGGCACGTTTTATGGCAGCCTGAAAAGTGTCCGGCGTTACCAGGCCGGTATCCGGATCTGCATCGGCAAAGGCGATTTCGGCACCTGTGTAGCGCATGCCGTTGGCGGAAGCCAAAAACGACATGGTCGGCGCAAGACCGATATCATTCGCACCGACTTGTGCTGCCAGCGCGGCCAGATGCAGTGCCACCGTTCCATTGGAGACGACGACAGCATAGCGGGCACCAACGACCTCTGCGAATGCAGCTTCGAATGCCTCGACCGCGGGACCAGTGGTCAACCAGTCCCCACGCAGGCATGCTGCAACCGCAGCGATATCGTCTTCATCGACCCAGTGTCGACCGTAGGGTAAAAAACTCTCGGACATGACGGACCTCAAATGCCGGTGCGCGCCACCAATTCATTGAAACCGCTCTCGTCCAACCATTCGTCATTGATATCGCTCGAATAGTTGAAATTGCTGGGGACCCGCGTCAGATCGCCCGCGACGTCTTCATCCTTTGTCCAGAAACGGAAGGCGGGCAAGATCGCGTAGCGGTCGCCGAGGTCCACCGTCATGCGAGCATCGTCGCCGGTCACCATGACCTCATGCAGCTTCTCGCCCGGGCGGATGCCCACGATTTCATGCGGAATACCGGGCGCGATAGCATTGGCGAGATCGACCACTTTCATCGATGGAATTTTCGGCACAAAAATCTCGCCGCCATTCATCAGGTCAAATGACGACAGCACCATGTTGATGCCTTGCTCGAGCGTAATCCAGAAACGGGTCATTTCAGGATGCGTGATCGGGATACGATCGACCTTGTTTGC
This genomic window contains:
- the pseC gene encoding UDP-4-amino-4,6-dideoxy-N-acetyl-beta-L-altrosamine transaminase; the encoded protein is MSESFLPYGRHWVDEDDIAAVAACLRGDWLTTGPAVEAFEAAFAEVVGARYAVVVSNGTVALHLAALAAQVGANDIGLAPTMSFLASANGMRYTGAEIAFADADPDTGLVTPDTFQAAIKRAAGPVKMAVVVHLNGNPVDMPEIARIASEHDIVLVEDACHALGSTYRNETGAAVKVGSCQHSAMTVFSLHPVKTITMGEGGVIATNNPVLHERLKLLRSHGMVRGAEKIVNRDLAFARSGDANPWYYEMQELGFNFRAPDFACVLAHSQLKKLSMFAERRTQLKEIYDRHFGDVGELVKPLRIETSAEPVLHLYPLLIDFTALGKERARVMADLRELGIGTQVHYIPIHRQPYYVEHSGAVDLPGADSYYAKALSIPYYPLMTDQDAERVVRALRSVLGINS